From a single Silene latifolia isolate original U9 population chromosome 6, ASM4854445v1, whole genome shotgun sequence genomic region:
- the LOC141588687 gene encoding uncharacterized protein LOC141588687 produces the protein MAEEFFNKDRELVRSSASSVNGHEFISLLETEVDDFGIGLELESYIRTDNKEAFVSLLKAREYDFSWGYDHFETRLLKLLCFRRAVGCATAFLNGDTLLRKVDLNLGLPADPLEDEVGDNPTPLELAVKMLCYGLTALFIEHGADATSGDVQFLPLNLALDSLCDHKIVKDFGAGESVYNLFSLFRLQELKEALDTIKLLASKSKKQQVTALCVACVEEWNLVKLATLLIVAWDKLVIDDDVYSSPIAKLIVLQHDLESDLEKKEIMRSMLLVFRLVEMSRDYLNQNRTLNHTLLMLEDAYNELMEVKLHGRGTHMISANLARLAAQLLRRNKEFFETVLAEKNCSSTPSTRNVKISADIHRKLQPSKCRPLDRLGDKVLLETRLMKKVSSESMITKCIYFLPKTSGSYGGETCGEGTLLYRHLNHVMFLDDRYEFVKVVNGVESFDTLDCDYDLPTIVRNLMFLHDSADCAAAVLAGETDAFLSFRDLTDVGWSFLHKAAKLANPKLTALFLENGFLADDRRDCDELKIKAALPLNVALESIRDDFYIRRWMKNKSASDLVVLLCRDEICMVLQITT, from the exons ATGGCTGAAGAATTTTTCAACAAG GATAGGGAATTGGTGCGTAGTAGTGCTAGTAGTGTTAATGGGCATGAATTTATCTCCTTACTAGAAACCGAAGTTGATGATTTTGGAATCGGTTTAGAACTGGAAAGCTACATTCGTACTGACAATAAGGAAGCATTTGTCTCCTTACTCAAAGCCAGAGAATACGACTTTAGCTGGGGATATGACCATTTCGAGACCAGACTGTTGAAGTTGCTATGTTTTCGTCGTGCCGTTGGCTGTGCAACTGCATTTCTTAATGGAGATACTTTATTGCGGAAGGTGGATCTTAATCTTGGACTACCAGCTGATCCACTTGAAGACGAAGTTGGAGATAATCCTACCCCATTAGAGCTCGCTGTTAAAATGTTATGCTATGGGTTAACCGCGTTATTTATAGAACATGGCGCTGATGCCACTTCGGGGGATGTTCAATTCCTTCCACTTAACTTAGCACTAGATTCTTTGTG CGATCATAAAATTGTCAAAGACTTTGGTGCTGGAGAATCTGTATACAACCTCTTTTCCTTATTCCGTCTACAAGAGTTG AAGGAGGCTTTGGATACAATCAAACTGCTAGCGTCAAAGTCGAAAAAACAGCAGGTTACTGCTCTATGTGTCGCCTGTGTTGAGGAATGGAATCTTGTTAAGCTGGCTACGTTGCTAATCGTTGCTTGGGACAAGTTGGTGATTGATGACGATGTATATAGTAGCCCAATTGCCAAGTTAATTGTGTTACAACATGACCTAGAATCAGATTTGGAGAAAAAGGAAATTATGAGATCTATGTTGCTTGTCTTTAGACTTGTGGAGATGTCTCGTGATTATCTCAACCAGAATCGTACTCTGAATCACACTCTTTTAATGCTTGAG GATGCCTATAATGAACTTATGGAAGTGAAACTACATGGCAGGGGAACACATATGATCTCAGCTAACTTGGCTAG GTTGGCAGCTCAGCTTTTGCGAAGGAATAAAG AATTTTTTGAGACAGTTCTTGCGGAAAAAAATTGTTCAAGCACACCGAGTACTCGA AACGTCAAGATCTCAGCTGATATACACAG GAAATTGCAACCGAGTAAGTGTAGACCACTTGACCGGCTAGGGGACAAAG TTCTACTGGAAACACGTCTTATGAAGAAAGTGAGTTCAGAATCGATGATTACTAAG TGTATTTACTTTCTCCCAAAGACAAGTGGAAGCTATGGAGGAGAGACTTGTGGAGAGGGCACTTTGTTATACCGTCATCTAAATCATGTCATGTTTCTGGATGACAGATATGAATTTGTTAAAGTTGTGAATGGAGTGGAATCCTTTGATACCCTGGATTGTGATTATGATCTGCCAACAATCGTCAGAAACCTCATGTTTTTGCATGACAGTGCTGATTGTGCTGCTGCAGTACTCGCTGGCGAGACTGATGCTTTCCTTAGTTTTAGAGACCTGACAGATGTTGGCTGGTCTTTTTTACACAAAGCTGCAAAGCTTGCAAACCCTAAATTAACTGCCCTGTTTCTTGAAAATGGCTTTCTGGCTGACGACAGAAGAGATTGTGATGAATTGAAAATTAAGGCAGCATTGCCACTCAATGTTGCACTTGAAAGTATTCG GGATGATTTTTATATCCGACGCTGGATGAAGAATAAGTCTGCCAGTGATCTTGTAGTGCTTCTCTGTCGTGACGAAATTTGTATGGTGCTTCAGATTACAACTTAG